The Methanocalculus natronophilus genome includes a window with the following:
- a CDS encoding glycosyltransferase family 4 protein — protein sequence MEPLKIAFFAWESVYTEKVGGLAPAATYLAEELAKTHEVHYFTRGREDFTKNGVHFHSLSPQESDILSHCREMSEEATERFLAYDDPPFDLLHFHDWHFYQTLQTFSDRNCLLTFHSTEYGRNGGFFGDWKEFIEISEIERSSAALAREIITVSKVMKVELMWLYDVFEWKISVIPNGTDPSLYMIDIRPGAIKKRYGIHKLAPLVLFVGRLGWQKGPDILLDAVSHVLARRGDVQFIFAGKGEMLPLLQTRSRGLPVQFTGYISDAEHLELLNAADLICIPSRNEPFGLVLTEAWSAKKGVVASDVGGLSMNIENLVDGIKVPPAPEPIAWAICYSLNNPDFLTSMGVAGRQKVIEQFNWQRVTEKLNHVYLKVLKPPLC from the coding sequence ATGGAACCGCTTAAAATAGCATTTTTTGCCTGGGAATCTGTGTATACAGAGAAGGTAGGGGGACTGGCGCCTGCTGCCACATATCTTGCAGAAGAGCTGGCGAAAACCCATGAGGTTCATTACTTCACCAGGGGAAGAGAGGATTTTACAAAGAATGGCGTTCACTTTCACTCCCTCTCGCCACAAGAGAGCGACATTCTCTCCCATTGCAGGGAGATGAGCGAGGAGGCGACAGAGCGGTTCCTTGCGTATGATGATCCCCCCTTTGATCTCCTCCATTTTCATGACTGGCACTTCTACCAGACACTCCAGACTTTTTCCGACAGGAACTGTCTTTTGACCTTTCATTCAACTGAATATGGGAGAAACGGTGGCTTTTTTGGTGATTGGAAGGAATTTATTGAGATATCGGAGATTGAACGATCATCGGCTGCCCTTGCCCGTGAGATTATTACCGTCTCAAAGGTCATGAAAGTGGAACTGATGTGGCTGTATGATGTTTTTGAGTGGAAGATATCCGTTATTCCAAATGGCACTGATCCCTCTCTCTACATGATTGATATACGGCCGGGGGCCATTAAAAAAAGGTACGGAATCCATAAGCTGGCTCCGCTTGTTCTCTTTGTCGGACGTCTTGGCTGGCAGAAAGGCCCTGATATCCTGCTTGATGCCGTCTCGCATGTGCTGGCACGAAGAGGGGATGTGCAGTTTATCTTTGCTGGCAAGGGTGAGATGCTGCCTCTCCTGCAAACGCGATCACGTGGTCTGCCTGTCCAATTCACCGGCTACATCTCTGATGCCGAACATCTCGAACTCCTGAATGCAGCGGATCTCATCTGCATACCGAGCAGGAACGAACCGTTTGGCCTGGTGCTCACCGAGGCATGGAGTGCCAAAAAAGGTGTCGTGGCATCTGATGTTGGTGGCCTCTCAATGAATATCGAGAATCTTGTCGACGGGATCAAAGTACCCCCGGCACCGGAACCAATTGCCTGGGCGATCTGTTATTCCCTCAACAACCCCGACTTCCTCACCTCTATGGGGGTGGCTGGAAGGCAGAAGGTCATCGAACAGTTTAACTGGCAGAGGGTGACGGAGAAGCTGAACCACGTCTATCTGAAGGTTCTCAAGCCTCCTCTCTGCTAA